The Apium graveolens cultivar Ventura chromosome 3, ASM990537v1, whole genome shotgun sequence sequence agcaagatttttagaagttaatctttcacatgttaaagtttgatctttataactaatgaacatggttttaagatatcttctcaactcagtaatatcatcagtatgaaaggcataagtagtttgaggtacctttaagtcagcaatatcagaattgctatcagcatttgccctcaaggcatagttttcctcatcctcagaatctaaAGCATCTgaccaacttttcttctttgtgacaagagccttgcctttgtcactcttcccttttctacaatcaggagatatgtggctttttctaaccacagttgtagcatttaacatttgagtaatctcctctgtcagactttcctcctttgccttcagattttctgaaacctttcttatcagaacttgtacctttcctggaaaacttctttcctctcctgaatttcctatATACAATCTTTGTAATTCctttcatcataagagcacacagcttcatcatctcttcatcagggtctatctcaggtatactttcagtttctgagtcatcatcactatcagaacttgatgactctgtatcagactttgtgatgagagcttttcccttgcctttctttgaggcaacaactttgggactttcctcctcagccacaaaagcaactgtccttgactttcttccattcttcttgcttctttgttccatctcaagttcatgagtcttgagcatcccataaatttcatcaagaattgtttcatcaagattatagttgtctcttattattgtggccttcaaatcccatctttcaggaagagctaacaggattttaagatttgaatcttcaatatcatactctttttcaactagtgacaaatcattcaagagtttgacaaatctgtcatataaatcagttaatgactcatcaggctttgagtcaaagtgctcatatttttgactgagtatagtcttcctgttcttcttgattgaatcagttccctgacaccttatttccaaagcatcccatatctcttttgcagtcttgcattgaattaccctatttgacataacattatcaatggcactatgcaacaagtgtcttacctttgcatcctttgcaatcgatgagatatcttcaacagtgtaatcacttttctcctttagtACAGACTTtactggctgacctgcaacttccacagagagtttggttggcatatgtggtccttcattaatcctgtagagttattttggatctgtagcttccagaaacataccCATCTTTACtttttccatatggaatactcagaaggtttcaacatgggaactcttatagtctcatatcgactatgggttatggtttttggaggttcttcagttttggtgggcttggttggaatttctttttcagacatgattgtttttggatcttaaactgtatgtgtgttaacagatctgctccgataccacttgttaggtcacacacactgcagaagggggttgaatacagtgtttagcacaatcaaatcggatataagaactcaagtaacagaaaacaaattttattcaacataataaactctgttacaatatggaactgtcctctctcagtgatgaacaaattatcacgagagctgctagggttataatgtataataactgcgataatgataacacttatagtgtaaaccctatgcatgtgtttatatactaaacacttacaagataaattctaattgatatggaatataattatgcttcctaaaatatatcaactagttatcttttcttccaagtattctattcttcatatctgagaattgttgttgtatgcctttgtacttgcagacttcctccatttttgagttcttgaactcagtgccattatcacttctcagaattttcatTTTGTGGGTGGATCCATTCTCAATTTTTCTTATATGATctagaagaatttctggagtttcatccttcctgtgtagaaaataaacccaagtgtatctagtgaaatcatgaacaattacaagtgtgtaccttttcttgttgatggacattatgtttactagtccaaagagatccaagtgcAACATATGATATGGCTCAATaatagagaattctgttttgcttttaaaagatactcttcttttcttagacttttgacaagcatcacaacgaccatcagatgagtaaagcatatttggtaatcctcttactagctccttcttggcaagttcattgattgaattgaagttgagatgtgagagcttcttatgccaattccagctctcatctactgatgccttagatataaggcaagtagcttcctgcTCAAGACTTttatgtagccttgcttcatacaTATTGCCATGTTTATATCCCATCAAGACACtcttctttgacttgttatgaaccacttcacagtgagagtcatagaacacaacatgataacctctgtcagtgatttgactgatgcttagaagattatgcttcagtccttccaccagagctacattctatattgctacctttccaattatcaagttgccatatcccagagggtgtcctacatttccatctctaTAAGATACATTTGGGCCAGCCATCTTTTCAAAATCGGAAAGCAAGGATTTTTTCCagttatatgtcctgaacatccactatccaagacaattgtgtttttcctgttaccctgcagtcagaagagcaattaattagaaggatttttaaggacccgcacttgttgggccctctttttggataacttaagcctttgtgattcagaaatacttctgacagtttttccttttTCAGGATTTGTCTTATCAGAAGTAGATTTAGTAGAACTGGAAGAATTGAGTACATAagcagttttattgaatttaggcaaaggttcataatagttgtgatataGCTTATGATAGAAACTACAggtgtaaattgaatgccaactactaccacaatgaaaacaaggattttgtggtttataaaatattgatctacccctaacatcagactcaggaatagcagttttcattttcttactccttgcaatcaatagcaagatgattagtatcaCCATCGTTAAAACAAgtttttgttaggtcacacactgtagaagggggttgaatacagtgtttagcacaatcaaagcggatataagaactcaagtaacagaaaacagattttattcaacacaataaactctgtaacaatatgaaactgtccgctctcagtgatgaacaaattatcacgagagctgctagggttacaaagaataataacttcgataatgataacacttatagtgtaaaccctattgATGTGCCAAGAATAAACATTTAAATTTGCAAGCGCACAATCCATCGTTTTAATAATTTAGATTCGTTCCGCAGAGACTAAATATTTTTCGCAATTACTTAATTTTAATTTAGGCGAGCTAGAACAATTAATTTTGAGAGAGAGGATTTATTTTaaccaaaaaaaaaattaactgcAAATTAATATGAGCATACGATGTTAATTAAAGAGTAAAATATTAAGGCTAGAACTAAATGCATCTAATAAATGAGTGACtaatgattaattaactaataatgCAAATAATGATGAGATTAATTAATTTTAGCTAATAGTGATAAACTACAAGTTTACGCATGGAAGGTAGTTTGATCCAAAACATTAAACGGGCCAAGGATGTAAATGGGCCGAGAATGAATTTGGGTTTGGGGCCAGCAAAACAAAATCAACAACAACAAAAAACTACGTAACTACACTTACAAATGGAGAATTTAATTATCTTTAATTTATTACCATTAAAGTATTAAGCTAATATCAATGACATACTTAATTAACACTAACACTAGTACTATATTAATAACATGTAGGCTAACAAGACTTAGAAAAGAAACAAACAGACCTTACCCATTTCTATTGTAGTAAAACAAGACATTAATCTAATGATAATGAAAATTAAATGAACTATAAATGTCATGCTAAACTAAAAAAACGATAAATTAAAGTTAACTAATTGTTGAGTAAAAACATGGACAGAAGCATAAAAATATGGCAATGATAAATATTGTTAGATTTATTTATATTACTAGATATTTAATTTTTGGAAGAAAAAGGAAtgaaaaataatgaaaagagagTAATAATTTAACATAAAAATGAATCAAACAATGAGCACAGTGACATGACCCAAACTATAAGCAATAAGAATTAATAATAAAAACATAATAAGTCTTCAGGCGACAACAGATGTGATGACCGGGATATAGGGAAAGAAAAAGAACACCAGCCCAAAACAAGTTTGAGCCAGAATGACTTTGTTAGAAAGGAAAACTAAATTACCACGAGCTGATATGGAACAAAATAATGACAGAAATATTAACTTAGAATCAAAATTACAACAGAAATAAAACCCTCAAACACAAATCGAGCTTGTGTTGGAGTAAGCTTCCGAAGTCAATAAAGAGGTGTCGGAAAATGTAGATCTAGCCGGAAAATTTCAAATTAAATCTAGTACATTAGACCAACAATAAAACTATATTTAGAGGGCTCCTTTCAATCCACAAGCAATATTCATTTTCTTGTAGTTAGTAAAAGATTTCATAGCCAAAATATAAATTGAAGAACAAGATGTAAAAAAAAAAGATGAAAGCTTGAATTGATATATAAAAGAGTGCTTACAAAAATTATGAGCTACTACAATAGAAAGTAAACTATATTTAGAAATTGAAAAGAGGTAAAACTACTAAATTTAAGGTAGACTAAGATAGAGCTAAGGTGGTGAATACAAAAGGGAATGAGGGGTATTTATAGCTAAAAAGTAGGGTTTAGGGTAGAGTTGGGTGAATCTTGGCCATCCAAGTGAGGGGTGTGTTTTGTTGATCTTGACCCTTGATTTCCACCAACTCTTTTTTTTGGCTTTTTCTTTAAGTTGCTTGGTGAAATTATATTTCTTCCATTTTTGCCCTTTTCTCCTTtttttcttcacatttctcatttttcCAAATATCTACAAAATGATGATAATGcaacaaattaatttatttaaatatgaAAGCAAGCAATAAATAGGTATGAAATTATGTAAAAATATGAGATTATCAAATGCCCCCATACTTATCTTTTGCTCGTCCTCGAgtaaaatcaaaaaaaaataaaaataaaaatgctACTAAGAAAAATCCTATGCTCCTTTTCGTAGGCGTGACGGGAAATTTTATGTTTACCAACCCGTTAAACCCATGGACGATCTCCATAGGAGGAGTGTTGTCTCCTAAGGGTTTACAGAAGATATACCCATAAAATCTTTGAGACAATTTTACAAGCATCTACTCCTATTTTACTCTAATGTTCATTAGTGCCAACAAAAAGATTTTATAAGGAAAATATGTGCCTTAAAGAGTATTCTAATAATAGCCAAGATGTAGGTGACTCAAATCTGCTTATGTCGACTTAGAATTTTTACAAAAGATCCCAATGTGTGTAGTGAATTTTAGGCCTTTGATGGATTTAACTGTCTAAGAACATTTTCTCTTTTTCAACTAATACTGAACTGACCCATTCTCTATCAAAACAAGTATCTAGCCAAACTTCACAAAATtattcttttcttcttcttcttttcttttttttttcaattgACTTTATGATGTCTGTTTTCTTAGGCTTTCTATGttacccatgtagcgagctttAGGTCAGTGACTCCCAAACCAGATGGTTTTAGGGCACTAGGTTTTGAAATCCCCCGacgaacttaataactcgagtaacAAAGGCCACAAAACAAGAATAGTCAATTATACTTGTGCCCATTATCTAAAGATTTTTGTTTATAAGAACAATAGGTATTGAAGTAGTCTATTCATCTTTTTTTTCTactttttttttttgcttttttttttcttttcgcAAAGGCTTGATTCGACATTGTTTTAACATGTGGGTTCTCTCTCAAGTATCGAATAACATCCCTAAACAATCTCTCCAAAAAAGGTCTTGTGCAAAAGTGCCGTCTTGGAATCTAGAGTGAAAATCAGTCGACACAAGTTTCAAATAGACACCTTACTCAACTACGTTTAAATAATCTAAAAGGCACTCTATGTATAAATTTTTGAAAACATGCTAACACCAATTGTTACTAAAGTTCGAAAAAGAGTAAGACAACTTAGCTAAAAATGTCtctattttttttgaattttttgattttttgattttttgattttttttttttggattttctGCTTTTTTAAGAATTACACTAAAACCCTCCCCCATACCTAAATCATGCATTGTCCTCAATGTATGCAAAAGAGGGAAATAAGGAAAATGATGAGAATATACCTGATAAGGGATGAAGAGAGTTAAAACTACCTACTGAAAGAGACTTACTTGATCATGGGTCAAAGAGGTGGATGACCTCTTCCTCGGAATCGACTGGCAACTCTAAAAATGGTTTGAGACGCTGTCCATTAACTTTGAATATTTCACCATTTTTAGGATTTTCAATTTCTATAGCACCATGAGGAAAAACTACTTTAATAATGTAAGGTCCCTCCCATCTAGATCTCAATTTTCCGGGAAATAAATGAAGCCTAGAATTGTACAAAAGAACCTTTTGACCGGGAGAAAAGGATTTTCTCAAAATTGATTTATCATGAAAAACTTTGGTTCTTTCTTTATAGATTTTAGCATTTTCATAAGCATCATTTCTCATTTCCTCTAACTCAGACAATTACAACTTCCTATGACTACCAGCAGTGGGTAAATCAGAATTCAACTCCCTAATAGCCCACAAGGCTCGATGTTCAAGTTCAACCGGCAAATGACAAGCTTTACCAAACACAAGCCGATAAGGGGACATACCTAAGATAGTCTTATACGCAATCCTAAAGGCCCGTAAAGCATCTATCAACTTAGTTGACCAATCATTCCTATTCGAGTTGACAGTCTTTTCTAAAATCTATTTGATTTGCCTATTTGAGACTTCAACTTGACCActagtttgaggatgataagggGTGGCCAATTTATGAGTGATCGAGTACTTTTTTAAGAGAGACTCAAATTGATGGTTCTTAAAATGTTTTCCTTGATCACTAATGATAGCTCTAGGTGTACCAAATCGAGAAAAGATATTCTCTTTTAAGAATTTAAGAACGACCTTATTGTCATTAGACTTGGTTGGAATGGCTTCGACCCACTTAGACACATAATCGACCGCTAAGAGAATGTAAAGGTTGCCAAATGAGCAAGGAAATGGGCCCATAAAATCTATCCCCCAAACATCAAAAATTTCGATAGTTAGGATCGGATTCATTGGCATCATATTACGTCTTGTGATCTTTCCTAAATGTTGACACATCTTACAAGCGGCATAGAATTCCGCGGAATCCTTAAACAAACTAGGCCAATAGAAACCACTTTGGAGTATCTTAGCCGCCATATTTTTGGCACTAAAATGACCTCCACAAGCTTGATCATGACAGAAGGAAAGGACACTTCTAAACTCGTGATTTGGGACACACCTTCTAATGATTTGATCCGGGCAATACTTGAAGAGATAAGGGTCATCCCAAAAGAAGTATTTGACTTGTGAAAAGAATTTGGATTTATCTTGCTTGGACCAATGAGTCGGAATGTTGCCGGTGACAAGGTAATTAACAATGTCGGAAAACCAATGGAGGGTAGAGATAGAAAGAAGGTgttcatccggaaaagattcattcaAAGGCAAGTCAACGGTTGACTCTACTACCAATCGAGAGAGATGATCGGTAACGACATTTTCAGACCCCTTCTTATCCCTAATTTCTAGGTCAAATTCTTAGAGCAACAAGATCCACCTAATCAAACGAGCTTTTGAGTCCTTTTTCGAGAAAAGATATCGAAGGGCGGCATGATCAGTGTAAACAATGATTTTCGAACCAATAAGATAAGACCTAAACTTCTCAAGGGCAAATACTACGGCTAGAAGCTCTTTTTAGGTGGTTGAGTAATTAAGTTGGGCatcatttaaggtcttgctagcatagtataTGACATGAGGTATCTTATTGATTCCTTGTCCTAAAACTGCCCCAACTGCATAGTCGGAGGCATCACACATCaactcaaaaggctcattccagtCGGGAGATTTAATTATTGGGGATGAAGTCAGTTCTTTCTTAAGGTGTTCAAAAGATTGTAAAAAATCActattaaactcaaatttgacaTCTTTTGAAAGAAGATTGGTCAAGGGTCTTGCCTTTTTACTAAAATCCTAAATTAAATGCCTATAAAACCCCGCATGTCCTAAAAAAGAGCGAATTGCTTTGACCGATTTTGGTGGAGGGAGACTAGCAATGAGATCAATTTTAGCTTTATCAACTTCAATTCCCTTTTCCGAGATTTTATGACCAAGGACAATTCCTTCTTTAACCAtgaaatgacatttttcccaattaagAACGAGGTTCGTTTTTTTACACCTTTTTGAAACTAAGTCAAGATGGTTTAGACATTGATGAAAAGAAGGACCAAAGATGGAAAAGTCATCTATGAAAATTTCTAGGAATTCACCTACCATATCGGAAAAAATACTCATCATGCATCGTTGAAATGTAGCAGGGGTCGTGGTCAAACCAAAAGCTAGACGACGATAAGCGAACGTTCCGAAAGGACATGTGAACGtggtcttttcttgatcttcagGAGCAATGGGGATTTGAAAATAGCCGGAAAAACCATCTAGGAAACAATAATAGGAATGACCCACTAACCTTTCTAACATTTGATCGATGAATGGTAAAGGAAAGTGATCTTTTCTAGTGGCAGAGTTGAGCTTCCTATAATCTATACACACTCTCCAACCAGATTGAACACGAGTGGGAACTTGCTCGTCATTCTCGTTGGTCACTACAGTAATACCCGATTTCTTAGGTACTACTTGAATCGGACTCACCCACGAGCTATCAGAAATGGGAAAGATGATCCCATTATCTAggcacttaagaatttccttcctAACAACTTCCATCAAAGTTGGGTTCAACCTCCTTTGTGGCTCCCTAACTGGTTTAGCATCGTCAACTAAGTGAATCCTATGTTGGACAATTGCCGGACTAATTCCTTTAATATCAGAAATACTCCAACCTATGGCTTCCTTATTCTCTTTAAGCATACTTAAAAGTTCCTCTTCTTGAGATGGGGTCAAATTAGAAGAAATTATGACGGGAAAAGATTTATTAGGACCAAGAAACTTGTACTTAAGAGTGTTAGGAATAGGTTTGAGTTCTAATTCTGGTGGACTTGGCTCAACTGGTTGACTACCTTGATAAAGGGACAAAGGGAGTGGTTCAAGCTCTTGGTTAGTTGTAGGAATTGTGGACTCTAACATCTTATTGACCTCATTAGTGTAATCAGAATCAACCCAATTTTGACCAAAATGATTTAAGCAAAAGTCAAGAGCATCATCGACACTCATGGTTTCATGATCAAGCATTTtatcaattaaattaatttcCATGTGTTGGTCAAAATAGTCATTGGGTTGGTTTCCGACATGAAAAATATTGAGATCAATGGTCATATTTCCAAATGTTAGTTTCATTAAACCGTTCCTACAATTAATCAAGGCATTGGATGTGGCTAGAAAAGGTCTTCCTAGAATGATCGGAATTTGATTTTTAGGATTTTTGACCGGTTCAGTTTCTAGGACCACAAAATCAACGAGAAAAACAAAATCACCAACCTTAATCAACACGTCTTCAATTATTCCCTTAGGAATTTTGATAGAACGGTCAGCTAATTGAAGTGTGACATTGGTCTTTTGAAGTTCACCTGGACCTAATTTTTGGTAGACAGAATACGGAAGAAGATTCACACTAGCACATAAGTCAAGTAAAGCTTTGTCAACAAAAGTGTTGCCTATGACACAAGAAATAGTAGGACAACCAGGGTCCTTATATTTCACGGGAATTTCATTCGAGAGAATCGAACTAACTTGAGATGTCAAAAAGGCTTTCTTAGGAATATTAGTGGTTCGTTTATGAGTACACAACTCTTTTAAAAACTTAGCATACGAAGGAATTTGTTGAATGGCATCTAAAAGAGGAATATTGACCTTAACTTGCTTGAAAACTTCTAAGATCTTGTCTACTTGAGCCGATTGTTTGTTTGAAATAAGTCGTTGAGGATACAGAGCTTTCGGCGTAAAGACTCTTTCGTTAGACAAATCAGGGCTAGGTTTCAAAGGTGGTGCAATCGAGTGAGGTGTTTCGCTAGACTCGAAATTCTCTGGTTGCTTCGAGTGATCTAGACTCGGACTCAAAGGTGAGGGATTAGGTTTCGAACTCGAATTCTCTTCTTCGTTAGCATCAACACCAACTCGATTTCTTACTTGATTTCCCGAGCATAGAGAGATGACGGCGTTCATATCATGAGGTCTTTGATTAAGCGGAAATTTAGGATTCACCTCGGGTTGACTTGAAAACTTGTTCTTCTCGCGCTCACAAATCGTGTTAGCTAATTAACTCATTTGAACCTCTAACTTAGATATGGCTTGGGCATTGGAATTCAATAATTGCCTATCTTGGGTCATGGTTTGCATGAAGGCTTGTTGAGATTGAGTCAAATTAGTTTGAGATTTTAGCAAAGCCACAATGCTCTTTTCTAAGGAATTAAGTCTCTTATCTGAATCATTAAACCCGGGAGGATTCAAGGGTACTTGAATTGGGTTTGGATAAGGATTTTGACTAGAAGTGGGATAAGAGTTTGGATTAGGCTTTTGAAAAGTGGGTTGAGGAGATTGATAGTTTTGGCCTTGGGTCCATGAAAAATTTGGGTGGTTCTTCCACCCGGGATTGTATGTGGGTGCAAAAGGGTCATTCCTAGGTCTAGGTTGAAACATAGCATTCACTTGCTCAAACTCTTGAAAGTTTTGAGGTCCATGACTATGAGAGTTATAGTTCGCACACATAGACGCTTGGGAGGGGGCATTAGTGGTTTCTAAAGCTTCTAATCTTCTAGTAAGAGTAGCTAACTTCGCTTCGGTTGCTATGGAATTACCCACTAAATGCAAGCCTTTGTTAGCAAATGAACCGAGTGTTTCATTGTGCTTACTAGGCTCCCTATTTGGctccctagtagactcccacaacATGGTCTTTTCTGCTAGTTCCTCGAAAAATTCCCAACCCTGATCCTCGTCTTTTTCCATGAATTTGCCTTGACACATAGACTCTAACAACGCGGTTGTAGAACTATCTAAGGCCTCGTAAACAATCTTACAAAGTCTCCACTTTTTTATTCCGTGGTGGGGACATTGGGACAAAAGATTTTTAAATCTatcaaaatatttccaaaaaGACTCGTTTTCCTTTTGATGAAATTGATTAATCTCATTTGTAAGTCTCGTAGTCTTATGatttggaaaatatttttttagaaaaatgaCTATGAATCCCTCCCAAGTTGAAATAGAATTAACCGGTAGGCTATATAACCAttttttagcattttctttaagAGCGAAATTGATTAGTCTAAGTCTAATGGAATCCTCGGTTAATTGTTGGAGTTTTTGTAAGGCACAAACCTCCTCGAATTCATGAATAAAAAGATACGGATCCTCACCTTCACTCCCGGTAAATTTAGGTAACATGCTAATGTGATGAcctttaatttcaaaattattacCATTAACCGGTGGGAGAGTAATACAAGAAGGTTGGGCCGAACGGGCGGGGTAACAACGATCCTTAAGAGAAACTGCCATGTTTACTACGGGTTCAAGAATTTCTATGGGTTCGGATTCCGATGAGGAAGTACGCTCAATTGGTCTCACTAACCTAGATGAATTATCTCTAATCCACGTAGTACG is a genomic window containing:
- the LOC141714128 gene encoding uncharacterized protein LOC141714128, whose amino-acid sequence is MNAVISLCSGNQVRNRVGVDANEEENSSSKPNPSPLSPSLDHSKQPENFESSETPHSIAPPLKPSPDLSNERVFTPKALYPQRLISNKQSAQVDKILEVFKQVKVNIPLLDAIQQIPSYAKFLKELCTHKRTTNIPKKAFLTSQVSSILSNEIPVKYKDPGCPTISCVIGNTFVDKALLDLCASVNLLPYSVYQKLGPGELQKTNVTLQLADRSIKIPKGIIEDVLIKVGDFVFLVDFVVLETEPVKNPKNQIPIILGRPFLATSNALINCRNGLMKLTFGNMTIDLNIFHVGNQPNDYFDQHMEINLIDKMLDHETMSVDDALDFCLNHFGQNWVDSDYTNEVNKMLESTIPTTNQELEPLPLSLYQGSQPVEPSPPELELKPIPNTLKYKFLGPNKSFPVIISSNLTPSQEGNIPTHWSKQDKSKFFSQVKYFFWDDPYLFKYCPDQIIRRCVPNHEFRNALRAFRIAYKTILGMSPYRLVFGKACHLPVELEHRALWAIRELNSDLPTAEIENPKNGEIFKVNGQRLKPFLELPVDSEEEVCDTALVNATNTAFSFEYKGRMYEVDADVLVQALRLPACDGAPYNYATEQLFDMLRTLNYKGDITTIGILTRTKFKAITNHIERDEKNKFSGLPFPPQDVRQFLLRNRPTPSQVPANPEAGTSVKSPDAVEQDTTSLVSNPSISSTK